One stretch of Rhizobium rhizoryzae DNA includes these proteins:
- a CDS encoding carbohydrate kinase family protein, with translation MILCCGEALIDMLPRETTRGENGFAPYAGGAIFNTAIALGRLGQPAAFFTGLSDDMMGDILRDTLKQSHVDYRLCATSSRPTTIAFVKLVNGHATYAFYDEGTAGRMLSRDDLPELSDEIEAMHFGAISLIPEPCGETYETLMAREYQKRVISFDPNIRPGFIKDREKHHGRVARMAAMSDIIKFSDEDLEWFGMEGDHDELAKYWLDQGAKLIVITRGAEGAVGYTASFKVAVPAERVTVVDTVGAGDTFDAGILASLKRQNLLTKKKVANLSEQAVRDALALGAKAAAVTVSRAGANPPYAHEIGL, from the coding sequence ATGATCTTGTGCTGTGGTGAAGCGCTTATCGACATGCTGCCGCGGGAAACGACGCGAGGAGAAAACGGCTTCGCACCATATGCCGGCGGTGCGATTTTCAATACGGCCATCGCGCTTGGTCGTCTCGGCCAGCCAGCCGCCTTTTTCACCGGGCTTTCCGACGACATGATGGGGGACATCCTGCGAGATACCCTGAAGCAGAGCCATGTGGACTATCGCCTTTGTGCAACCTCTTCGCGCCCCACCACGATTGCCTTCGTGAAGCTGGTCAACGGGCATGCAACTTATGCCTTCTACGATGAAGGTACCGCAGGCCGGATGCTATCGCGCGATGATCTGCCTGAGTTGAGCGATGAGATTGAGGCCATGCATTTCGGTGCAATCAGCCTCATCCCGGAGCCTTGCGGAGAAACCTATGAGACCCTGATGGCACGCGAATATCAGAAGCGCGTCATTTCCTTTGATCCCAACATTCGGCCAGGCTTCATCAAGGACCGTGAAAAGCATCACGGTCGTGTGGCGCGCATGGCGGCCATGTCCGACATTATCAAATTCTCCGACGAGGATCTGGAATGGTTCGGCATGGAAGGCGATCACGATGAGCTTGCGAAGTACTGGCTCGACCAGGGTGCCAAGCTGATTGTCATCACGCGTGGTGCAGAAGGTGCAGTGGGTTACACGGCCTCCTTCAAGGTTGCTGTCCCGGCAGAGCGCGTTACCGTTGTCGATACCGTTGGTGCGGGCGATACCTTCGATGCGGGCATTCTTGCCTCGCTGAAGCGGCAGAATTTGCTGACCAAGAAGAAGGTTGCCAATCTTTCGGAACAGGCGGTTCGAGATGCGCTGGCGCTCGGCGCCAAGGCCGCGGCCGTAACCGTATCGCGCGCTGGCGCTAACCCGCCCTACGCGCACGAAATCGGTCTCTGA
- a CDS encoding orotate phosphoribosyltransferase, producing MIQITYPDRAVMAELMARMLWEIGAVHFRPEQPYKLASGMASPVYIDCRKLLSFPRIRATIMDFAASVVTRGAGFEQFDCVAGGETAGIPFAALLAERLALPMIYVRKQPKGHGRNAQIEGNMPEGARVLVIEDLTTVGGSMFQFIDAIRAAGGVVDHAIALFYYGFFPEAEARFAAGKVQLHHIATWREVLAVAKQQQLFSEATLGEVESFLDQPLAWSARNGGVAELGLPKK from the coding sequence ATGATACAGATTACCTATCCAGACCGCGCCGTTATGGCTGAATTGATGGCGCGGATGCTCTGGGAAATTGGTGCCGTTCACTTCCGTCCGGAACAGCCCTACAAACTGGCTTCCGGCATGGCGAGCCCGGTCTATATCGATTGCCGAAAGCTGCTGTCCTTCCCGCGCATTCGCGCCACGATCATGGATTTTGCTGCCTCTGTCGTCACCCGCGGAGCCGGCTTCGAGCAGTTCGACTGCGTCGCCGGTGGAGAGACCGCTGGCATTCCGTTTGCGGCACTGCTGGCCGAACGTCTGGCCCTGCCGATGATCTACGTGCGCAAACAGCCCAAAGGACACGGGCGCAATGCGCAGATCGAGGGAAATATGCCGGAAGGCGCACGGGTTCTGGTGATTGAGGACCTGACCACCGTCGGCGGCAGCATGTTCCAGTTTATCGATGCCATTCGTGCTGCGGGTGGCGTTGTCGATCACGCGATCGCATTGTTCTACTACGGCTTCTTCCCGGAGGCCGAAGCGCGGTTTGCAGCAGGCAAGGTTCAGTTGCACCATATTGCCACCTGGCGCGAGGTTCTTGCCGTCGCAAAGCAGCAGCAGCTTTTCAGTGAAGCAACGCTTGGAGAGGTTGAAAGCTTCCTTGACCAACCGCTCGCCTGGTCTGCGCGCAATGGCGGCGTGGCTGAGCTTGGCTTGCCCAAGAAATAA
- a CDS encoding GGDEF domain-containing protein: protein MMLDYQTLLISLGVSTVCLLLTFLGTWMARRQDGFLLTCVTGLAFLVPGIFSYSYYTEVPLQPVAILCCSLMLMGFATIYGASRQFRLGCSPVRDAVRCSVLAGAVTVTPILFGLDGLGFVGLNVAAAIILFATAYEYWLARAEAPGPLLGMTFLYAATAISFVLCASAIAFQGQWVLGQAPDNWAENLNIGVCIAGMTGIGAMSLMVHQARLTEFHRKESLTDALTGLPNRRALFEAYEKKSFTHEMAVVVFDIDRFKGINDQFGHAAGDAIIRLMADELRDCVGLTMVSRLGGEEFAAVIRTAAPGYAEWLAERVRRHFADREIRVLNDTIRATVSAGIAYGRSEGSDFDTILRLADLALYQAKRSGRNRIELAKPDLMAQVADNRSLA, encoded by the coding sequence ATGATGCTGGATTATCAAACACTTCTGATCTCGTTGGGGGTTTCGACCGTGTGTCTGCTCCTGACGTTTCTCGGAACGTGGATGGCGCGTCGGCAGGATGGTTTCCTGCTGACCTGCGTTACTGGTCTTGCATTTCTGGTGCCTGGCATTTTTTCCTATAGTTACTACACCGAGGTGCCGCTTCAACCCGTCGCGATCCTGTGTTGTTCGTTGATGTTGATGGGGTTTGCCACTATTTACGGCGCTTCCCGACAGTTTCGACTTGGGTGTTCACCGGTGCGCGATGCAGTGCGTTGTTCCGTTCTTGCAGGCGCCGTAACAGTCACACCCATTCTCTTTGGGCTGGACGGGCTTGGTTTTGTCGGCCTGAATGTGGCTGCTGCGATCATTCTGTTTGCCACGGCCTACGAGTATTGGCTTGCGCGCGCGGAAGCGCCGGGGCCGCTTTTGGGCATGACATTCCTCTATGCTGCCACAGCGATTTCCTTCGTGCTTTGTGCGTCAGCAATCGCGTTCCAGGGTCAATGGGTTTTGGGTCAGGCGCCGGACAATTGGGCGGAGAATCTGAATATCGGCGTCTGCATTGCGGGCATGACCGGGATCGGCGCGATGTCGCTGATGGTGCATCAGGCGCGACTGACGGAATTTCATCGTAAGGAGTCCCTGACCGATGCGTTGACCGGTCTTCCGAACCGACGTGCTCTTTTCGAAGCCTATGAGAAGAAGAGCTTCACGCATGAAATGGCGGTCGTCGTTTTTGACATCGACCGCTTCAAAGGCATCAACGATCAATTCGGGCATGCGGCGGGTGACGCGATTATCCGCCTTATGGCGGATGAATTGCGGGACTGTGTTGGCTTGACCATGGTCTCGCGCCTGGGCGGCGAGGAGTTTGCTGCGGTCATTCGCACAGCCGCACCGGGCTATGCCGAATGGTTGGCAGAACGTGTCAGGCGCCATTTTGCTGATCGGGAGATTCGGGTCCTGAACGATACGATCCGGGCAACAGTCAGCGCGGGCATCGCTTACGGACGCAGCGAGGGCAGTGACTTCGATACGATATTGAGGCTTGCCGATCTGGCACTCTATCAGGCCAAACGGAGTGGGCGTAACCGTATCGAACTGGCGAAACCGGATCTGATGGCGCAAGTGGCAGACAACCGTTCGCTGGCGTGA
- the pyrC gene encoding dihydroorotase, whose amino-acid sequence MKTISIRRPDDWHLHLRDGAVLAGVIGDTSRHFARAIIMPNLVPPVVTTTDAKAYQERILAAVPAGHRFDPLMTLYLTEHTDANDVEEGKKSGLITAVKLYPAGATTNSHGGVHNIDKVMPVLERMAKVGLNLCVHGEVTTPEVDIFDREAVFIEEKLDVIRRRIPELKVTMEHVTSKVGVDYILASDRNLAGSITTHHLIINRNTILVGGIRPHYYCLPIAKRETDRQALRKAATSGDPRFFLGTDSAPHVDGMKECACGCAGIYTSINTMSCLAHVFEDETALDKLEAFTSLHGPAWYGLAPNDEIMVLEKRDEPQTYPAKIETDAGPITVFDPQFPLHWAVRDATA is encoded by the coding sequence ATGAAAACCATCAGCATTCGTCGCCCGGATGATTGGCACCTTCACCTGCGCGATGGCGCCGTGCTTGCAGGCGTAATCGGTGATACATCGCGGCATTTCGCCCGTGCCATCATCATGCCGAACCTGGTGCCGCCGGTGGTGACGACGACAGACGCAAAGGCCTATCAGGAGCGCATTCTTGCTGCTGTTCCGGCAGGCCACCGCTTTGATCCGCTGATGACGCTTTATCTGACGGAGCATACTGATGCGAACGACGTCGAAGAGGGCAAGAAAAGCGGTCTCATCACGGCCGTAAAGCTTTATCCTGCCGGGGCAACGACGAATTCACATGGCGGCGTGCACAACATCGACAAGGTCATGCCGGTGCTTGAACGCATGGCAAAGGTCGGGCTGAACCTGTGCGTTCATGGAGAAGTCACAACGCCGGAAGTCGATATTTTCGATCGCGAAGCGGTCTTCATCGAAGAGAAGCTCGATGTCATCCGTCGGCGTATTCCGGAGTTGAAGGTCACGATGGAGCATGTGACGAGCAAGGTCGGTGTGGATTACATTCTCGCAAGCGACCGAAACCTTGCCGGATCCATCACCACGCATCACCTCATTATCAACCGAAACACGATCCTGGTTGGCGGCATTCGTCCCCATTACTATTGCCTGCCCATTGCCAAGCGCGAAACGGACCGGCAGGCCCTGCGGAAGGCCGCAACATCCGGCGACCCCCGTTTCTTCCTCGGCACTGATTCTGCCCCCCATGTGGACGGCATGAAAGAATGTGCGTGTGGCTGCGCCGGTATCTACACGTCCATCAATACCATGAGCTGTCTTGCCCATGTGTTCGAGGATGAGACCGCTTTGGATAAGCTCGAAGCCTTCACCTCGCTGCACGGACCGGCATGGTACGGGCTTGCACCCAATGACGAGATCATGGTGCTGGAAAAGCGCGACGAGCCGCAGACCTATCCCGCAAAGATAGAGACTGATGCGGGTCCGATTACGGTGTTCGATCCGCAATTCCCACTGCATTGGGCTGTCCGTGATGCAACCGCATAA
- a CDS encoding tetratricopeptide repeat protein has protein sequence MTIRSSSIKKLSLAFASSAIALGGLTANLNAEQQASGAVSLAMQEQCDQMAGSPYDRSRNQAYQPVSIEQIDTNAVNACSVAFKETGNPRFAFQLGRALNKTEQADAAMAAYESAVKADYSAAKVNLGMLLGRIGDQASEFRMYSQAAEAGNVLAAYNLGVAYRDGLGTEADAAKAIHWFEFAAANGDDTAAFNLGAIYDEGQMVPEDNQMAIAWYDLAAKRGNKDAMINLGIMFESGEGIAANPQKAAELYAQAASLGDKFGAQKLAEMQAAGVASQPSPDVASTGSGFDMLVLGPGDVTVPSSLVDI, from the coding sequence ATGACAATACGTTCTTCCAGTATCAAAAAATTAAGCCTCGCTTTTGCAAGCAGTGCCATCGCTTTGGGCGGACTGACAGCGAACCTGAATGCGGAGCAGCAGGCTTCGGGCGCTGTTTCGCTCGCTATGCAGGAACAATGCGACCAGATGGCGGGCAGCCCTTACGATCGCAGCCGGAACCAGGCGTATCAGCCTGTTAGCATTGAGCAGATTGACACCAATGCAGTCAATGCCTGCTCGGTAGCCTTCAAAGAGACCGGCAATCCCCGTTTTGCATTCCAGCTTGGTCGTGCTCTTAACAAGACTGAGCAGGCAGATGCGGCGATGGCGGCCTACGAATCCGCTGTAAAGGCCGACTATTCTGCCGCGAAGGTCAATCTTGGCATGCTTCTGGGCCGAATCGGTGATCAGGCCTCTGAATTCCGCATGTACTCGCAGGCCGCCGAAGCAGGCAATGTGCTTGCAGCCTACAATCTCGGTGTCGCCTACCGCGATGGTCTCGGCACCGAAGCGGATGCCGCAAAGGCAATCCACTGGTTCGAATTTGCCGCTGCAAACGGTGACGACACCGCAGCGTTTAATCTTGGCGCCATCTACGACGAAGGACAGATGGTGCCGGAAGATAACCAGATGGCCATCGCCTGGTACGACCTCGCTGCAAAGCGAGGCAACAAGGATGCCATGATCAACCTTGGCATCATGTTTGAATCTGGCGAAGGCATTGCTGCCAATCCGCAGAAGGCCGCCGAACTTTACGCTCAGGCCGCATCGCTTGGCGATAAGTTCGGCGCACAGAAGCTTGCAGAAATGCAGGCGGCCGGAGTGGCTTCACAGCCATCCCCGGACGTTGCCTCAACTGGCAGCGGCTTTGACATGCTGGTGCTCGGCCCCGGCGATGTGACCGTACCGTCCTCGCTGGTCGACATTTAG
- a CDS encoding proline racemase family protein — MRWKRTMQLLDVHAEGEIGKVAIGGVPKIPGATIADKLAWLNSDPKGQELRRFLCLEPRGNPIGSVNLLLPPIHPDADAAFIILQPDQAHASSGSNSICVTTALLEAGIVEMHEPETIVVLETAAGLVRAKATCHDGRCERVELTMVPSFVHELDVSLDTKWGRISLDISYGGVFYALVDVQQLGLTIEKKNAAALVSAGMELKALVNAAFPVAHPEIPAVSGIAYVMFRDNDPDGVIRTCTTMWPGRADRSPCGTGNSANLATLHARGRIKVGDALTSRSIINSEFRVGLKAETTVAGRPAIIPTISGRGFTFGQQTVALDPFDPLARGFAMTDVWGPSAGDIPD, encoded by the coding sequence ATGCGCTGGAAACGAACAATGCAGCTTCTCGACGTTCATGCCGAGGGGGAAATCGGCAAGGTCGCGATCGGGGGTGTGCCGAAGATTCCGGGCGCGACAATCGCCGACAAGCTGGCATGGTTGAATTCCGATCCCAAGGGGCAAGAGCTCAGGCGGTTCCTGTGTCTCGAGCCGCGGGGAAATCCGATCGGCTCCGTCAACCTGCTGTTGCCGCCCATCCATCCGGACGCCGATGCGGCATTCATCATCCTCCAGCCGGACCAGGCGCATGCCAGTTCCGGGTCAAATTCCATATGCGTCACGACAGCGCTGCTAGAGGCTGGCATCGTGGAGATGCATGAGCCGGAAACCATTGTCGTTCTGGAAACGGCGGCTGGCCTCGTTCGGGCAAAGGCCACCTGCCATGATGGACGATGTGAGCGCGTGGAACTCACCATGGTGCCTTCCTTCGTTCACGAACTCGATGTCAGTCTCGATACGAAGTGGGGACGAATTTCGCTCGACATCTCCTATGGCGGCGTTTTCTACGCGCTTGTCGATGTGCAACAGCTTGGGCTGACTATTGAGAAGAAAAACGCAGCCGCCCTCGTGTCTGCGGGCATGGAGCTCAAGGCTCTCGTGAACGCTGCCTTCCCAGTGGCGCATCCGGAAATTCCGGCCGTTTCCGGTATTGCCTATGTTATGTTCCGCGACAACGATCCTGATGGAGTTATTCGTACCTGCACGACGATGTGGCCAGGCAGGGCGGACCGCTCGCCGTGCGGTACGGGCAATTCCGCCAATCTTGCAACGCTCCATGCGCGCGGAAGGATCAAGGTAGGGGATGCGCTGACCTCGCGTTCCATCATCAATTCGGAATTCCGTGTAGGGTTGAAGGCCGAGACGACGGTTGCCGGAAGACCGGCCATCATCCCGACAATCAGCGGGCGAGGCTTCACATTCGGTCAGCAGACTGTGGCCCTCGATCCGTTCGATCCACTGGCTCGCGGATTTGCGATGACAGATGTCTGGGGTCCGTCGGCTGGCGATATTCCGGATTGA
- the cysQ gene encoding 3'(2'),5'-bisphosphate nucleotidase CysQ, with protein sequence MTDFETQLLALFETAALRAGRIILDIYECGCSVDTKEDSSPVTEADIAAEAEILAVLAPALVDIPVIAEEQMSQGIQPDISGGRFLLIDPLDGTREFISRNGEFTVNIALIEHGVPVAGIVYAPVLATAYVGGVSGAWKLAIGGNDEVIERRQIRVRPRQTPPVALTSRSHRDAFIGPYLDSLGVKDCRIVGSSLKFGVLAEGAADLYARYNRTMEWDTAAGDAVLRAAGGMTLTAEGTPLKYGKTGQSGDADFANPGFFAWGQPSLDSNSSDSN encoded by the coding sequence ATGACTGATTTCGAAACGCAACTTCTCGCCCTGTTCGAGACCGCCGCTTTGCGAGCCGGACGGATCATCCTCGACATTTATGAATGCGGTTGCAGCGTGGACACGAAAGAGGATTCCTCGCCTGTCACGGAGGCGGATATAGCCGCGGAAGCGGAAATCCTGGCGGTTCTTGCGCCTGCTCTTGTCGATATTCCTGTGATCGCGGAAGAGCAGATGTCGCAAGGCATTCAGCCGGACATCAGTGGCGGGCGGTTCCTGCTGATCGATCCGCTGGATGGGACGCGGGAATTCATCAGCCGCAATGGAGAATTTACCGTCAACATTGCCCTGATTGAACATGGGGTGCCGGTGGCGGGTATCGTTTACGCTCCAGTTCTGGCGACAGCCTATGTCGGCGGAGTGTCAGGCGCATGGAAGCTTGCGATTGGCGGGAACGATGAGGTTATCGAGCGGAGGCAAATCCGCGTCCGGCCTCGGCAGACGCCGCCGGTTGCACTGACCAGTCGCTCACATCGCGACGCCTTTATTGGTCCCTATCTGGATTCGCTTGGCGTGAAAGATTGCCGTATTGTCGGCTCATCCCTGAAATTCGGTGTTCTGGCGGAAGGCGCGGCAGATCTTTACGCGCGATACAATCGAACCATGGAGTGGGACACTGCGGCAGGGGATGCAGTTTTACGTGCCGCCGGCGGCATGACCCTGACTGCCGAAGGCACCCCCCTGAAATACGGAAAGACGGGCCAGAGTGGCGATGCTGATTTCGCCAATCCGGGCTTTTTCGCCTGGGGCCAGCCCTCGTTAGACAGCAACTCTTCAGACAGCAACTGA
- the hemN gene encoding oxygen-independent coproporphyrinogen III oxidase: MQPELIRRYAIAVPRYTSYPTAPHFHAGVNGETYADWLAREDGETGLSLYLHIPFCDRLCWYCGCHTKQTKRYEPVAGYMDALLAEIELVACHLPKRRKVGSIHFGGGSPTILSIPDLMRIRGALDRNFDVEEGAEISVEIDPGFVDREKLEGWRAFGVTRASVGVQDFDPKVQAAINRPQSFEQTHMIVSLLRELEIGGINLDVVYGLPHQTRSSLERTLTMALSMQPERFAIFGYAHVPWMKKHQTLIDEKALAGVEERFAMQQLISDMVTAEGYLAVGIDHFAKPGDSLAVALDAGEVKRNFQGYTTDSAPSLIGLGASAIGKVQAGYAQNIVATGEYMRAVNEGRLPIGKGIELTVTDRVVGSAIEQLMCSYGFSMRDLRREYGAAADILLADAARLQQQDQDGFISFDGDRFEVKEAGRVFVRTIAAGFDQYFGRNAARHSVAV, encoded by the coding sequence ATGCAGCCAGAACTTATCCGTCGCTATGCCATCGCGGTTCCCCGTTACACCAGTTATCCGACTGCGCCCCATTTCCATGCGGGCGTGAACGGCGAGACCTATGCTGATTGGCTTGCACGCGAAGACGGAGAAACAGGCCTTTCGCTCTACCTGCATATCCCGTTTTGTGATCGGCTCTGTTGGTATTGCGGCTGCCATACCAAGCAGACCAAGCGCTACGAGCCGGTGGCCGGATATATGGATGCTCTGCTGGCAGAGATCGAACTGGTCGCTTGCCATCTGCCAAAGCGCCGTAAGGTTGGCAGCATTCATTTCGGCGGCGGCTCACCGACGATCCTCTCGATCCCGGATCTCATGCGGATCAGGGGAGCGTTGGACCGGAATTTCGACGTAGAGGAGGGGGCCGAGATCAGCGTCGAGATCGATCCGGGTTTCGTAGATCGCGAGAAGCTGGAGGGCTGGCGAGCCTTTGGTGTGACGCGCGCGAGTGTTGGAGTGCAGGACTTCGATCCGAAGGTTCAGGCCGCCATCAACCGTCCTCAGTCTTTCGAGCAGACGCATATGATTGTTTCGCTTCTGAGAGAGTTGGAGATCGGAGGCATCAATCTCGATGTCGTCTACGGCCTGCCGCATCAGACACGCTCCAGTCTGGAGAGAACTCTCACGATGGCACTGTCCATGCAGCCGGAACGGTTTGCGATCTTTGGCTATGCCCATGTGCCGTGGATGAAGAAGCACCAGACCTTGATCGACGAGAAAGCGCTGGCGGGTGTCGAGGAGCGTTTCGCCATGCAGCAACTTATCAGCGACATGGTAACGGCTGAAGGCTACCTCGCGGTCGGAATCGATCATTTCGCCAAGCCAGGTGACAGTCTCGCTGTCGCGCTCGACGCAGGCGAAGTAAAGCGCAATTTTCAGGGTTACACCACAGATAGCGCTCCGAGCCTGATTGGTCTGGGTGCTTCCGCCATCGGCAAGGTGCAGGCGGGTTACGCACAGAACATCGTGGCGACTGGCGAATACATGCGCGCCGTGAATGAAGGCCGGCTTCCCATTGGAAAAGGCATCGAACTGACGGTGACTGATCGTGTAGTCGGAAGCGCCATCGAGCAGTTGATGTGCTCTTACGGCTTCTCCATGCGCGATCTACGCCGTGAATATGGCGCTGCAGCGGATATTCTGTTGGCCGATGCCGCTCGTCTTCAACAGCAGGATCAGGATGGGTTCATCAGCTTTGATGGTGACCGCTTCGAAGTGAAAGAGGCGGGCCGGGTGTTCGTTCGCACGATTGCGGCCGGCTTTGATCAGTATTTTGGCCGAAACGCCGCGCGCCACTCAGTTGCTGTCTGA
- a CDS encoding Crp/Fnr family transcriptional regulator, protein MDISRLDIHNSDIPELCKSCEVRHKGMCGALNGMELTLLSKHTRQVSQPAGEELVGESTDIDAYDNIMRGVVKLSKTLEDGRQQIVGLQFAPDLVGRLYASESPMTAEAASDVDVCRVPRRILERLIDGNPELRKRLMDQSLRELDEARDWMVTLGRKTAAEKVASLLLLIATHLDPDAEGERRVFDLPVSRLDIADYLGLTIETVSRQLSKLKGEKVISITANRHIEVLNFTKLRIRAG, encoded by the coding sequence ATGGATATTTCACGCCTCGACATTCACAACTCAGACATCCCCGAACTCTGCAAGAGCTGCGAGGTTCGCCACAAGGGCATGTGTGGCGCCTTGAACGGCATGGAACTGACATTGCTCTCGAAGCATACGAGGCAAGTCAGCCAGCCCGCCGGTGAGGAACTCGTCGGTGAAAGCACCGATATCGATGCCTATGACAACATCATGCGGGGCGTGGTGAAGCTCTCGAAGACGCTTGAGGATGGCCGGCAGCAGATCGTGGGACTACAGTTTGCCCCGGATCTTGTCGGCAGGCTCTATGCCAGCGAAAGCCCGATGACTGCCGAAGCCGCATCGGATGTGGATGTCTGCCGAGTACCGCGTCGCATTCTGGAAAGGCTGATCGACGGAAACCCGGAACTGCGCAAAAGACTGATGGATCAGTCCCTGCGGGAACTGGATGAGGCACGAGACTGGATGGTTACACTTGGCCGCAAGACCGCTGCTGAAAAGGTAGCCAGCCTGCTTCTGCTGATTGCCACGCATCTGGATCCGGACGCAGAAGGCGAGAGACGCGTGTTTGACCTCCCCGTCTCCCGGCTGGATATCGCAGATTATCTCGGCCTTACAATCGAAACTGTCTCCCGCCAGCTTTCAAAGCTCAAGGGCGAAAAGGTCATCTCGATTACCGCAAACCGGCATATCGAGGTTCTTAATTTTACCAAACTGCGCATCCGCGCCGGATAA
- the rutA gene encoding pyrimidine utilization protein A produces the protein MEIGVFIPIGNNGWLLSENAPQYKPSFELNKEITLRAEKYGFDFALSMIKLRGFGGKTEFWDYNLESFTLMAGLAAVTSRIKLFGTAATLIMPPAIVARMATTIDSISGGRFGVNLVTGWQRPEYSQMGLWPGDDYFSDRYEYLSEYTTVLKDLLTTGQSDLKGKYFQMDDCRMKPVPQGDVKLICAGSSNSGMAFSAQFADYSFCFGVGVNTPKAFAPTNERLLAATEKTGREVRSFVLTMVIAEETTEAAFAKWEHYKAGADEEAIKWLGLQSAADTKSGSDTNVRHMSNPVSAVNINMGTLIGSYAEVAAMLDEMSEVPGTGGVMLTFDDFLEGIEKFGRFVQPLMKSRAHIQPMLEAAE, from the coding sequence ATGGAAATCGGTGTCTTCATTCCAATCGGCAACAATGGTTGGCTGCTTTCGGAAAATGCGCCGCAGTACAAGCCGAGCTTCGAGCTGAACAAGGAGATAACGCTCCGGGCGGAGAAGTACGGCTTCGACTTTGCGCTCTCAATGATCAAGCTGCGTGGCTTTGGAGGAAAGACGGAGTTCTGGGACTATAATCTGGAAAGCTTTACGCTCATGGCGGGTCTTGCCGCCGTTACCTCCAGGATCAAGCTCTTCGGCACTGCCGCTACGCTCATCATGCCACCGGCCATCGTCGCACGCATGGCCACAACCATCGATTCGATTTCGGGCGGACGCTTTGGCGTCAATCTTGTGACCGGTTGGCAGCGACCCGAATACAGCCAGATGGGCCTGTGGCCGGGAGATGACTATTTCTCAGACCGGTACGAGTATCTGAGCGAATACACGACCGTTCTGAAGGACCTGCTTACCACCGGCCAGTCCGACCTGAAGGGCAAGTATTTCCAGATGGATGATTGCCGCATGAAGCCGGTGCCGCAGGGCGATGTGAAGCTCATCTGCGCCGGTTCTTCGAATTCAGGCATGGCGTTCTCGGCACAGTTTGCCGACTACAGCTTCTGCTTCGGCGTGGGCGTCAACACGCCCAAGGCCTTTGCGCCGACCAATGAGCGGCTTCTGGCCGCCACGGAAAAGACCGGTCGTGAAGTACGCTCCTTCGTACTGACCATGGTGATCGCGGAAGAAACGACAGAAGCCGCCTTCGCCAAGTGGGAACACTACAAGGCAGGTGCGGATGAAGAAGCCATAAAGTGGCTTGGCCTGCAGAGTGCCGCCGACACCAAATCCGGCTCCGATACCAACGTGCGCCACATGTCCAATCCGGTTTCCGCCGTCAACATTAACATGGGCACCTTGATCGGCTCCTATGCGGAAGTGGCAGCCATGCTGGATGAGATGAGCGAAGTGCCCGGCACCGGCGGCGTGATGCTGACCTTCGACGACTTCCTGGAGGGCATCGAAAAGTTCGGCCGGTTCGTACAGCCGCTGATGAAGAGCCGCGCCCACATCCAGCCCATGCTGGAGGCCGCAGAATGA
- the rutB gene encoding pyrimidine utilization protein B, whose product MSETVVAGYQPRPELAKSVTLPARPEPISLKPSETAVVVVDMQNAYSTEGGYVDLAGFDISGAKGTISNIKKTLDAARAAGVLVVYFQNGWDKDYVEAGGPGSPNWHKSNALKTMRKRPELHGQLLSKGGWDYAIVDELQPQPGDILVPKTRYSGFFNTNMDSVLRARGIRNLVFVGIATNVCVESSLRDAFHLEYFGVMLEDATHHLGPDFIQQATVYNVEKFFGWVSTVNDFCGAIGQAAPAEAAE is encoded by the coding sequence ATGAGCGAGACCGTTGTTGCAGGCTATCAGCCTCGCCCGGAACTGGCAAAGAGCGTGACGCTTCCGGCTCGACCCGAACCGATTTCACTGAAGCCGTCTGAAACTGCCGTCGTAGTGGTGGACATGCAAAACGCCTATTCCACCGAAGGCGGTTATGTGGATCTCGCGGGCTTCGATATCTCAGGCGCCAAGGGGACGATTTCCAACATCAAGAAAACGCTGGATGCGGCACGCGCGGCAGGCGTTCTGGTTGTTTATTTCCAGAACGGCTGGGACAAGGACTACGTGGAGGCTGGCGGCCCCGGCTCACCCAACTGGCACAAATCCAACGCGCTGAAGACCATGCGCAAACGCCCGGAATTGCATGGCCAGCTGTTGTCCAAGGGTGGTTGGGATTACGCCATCGTGGACGAGCTTCAGCCGCAACCGGGCGATATCCTGGTGCCGAAGACCCGCTATTCCGGTTTCTTCAACACCAACATGGACAGCGTGCTGCGCGCACGCGGCATACGCAATCTCGTCTTTGTTGGCATTGCCACCAATGTCTGCGTGGAAAGCTCGCTGCGCGACGCCTTTCATCTCGAATATTTCGGCGTGATGCTGGAAGACGCGACCCATCATCTGGGACCGGACTTCATCCAGCAGGCGACGGTCTACAATGTCGAGAAATTCTTCGGCTGGGTTTCCACCGTCAATGATTTCTGCGGCGCGATCGGTCAGGCAGCACCCGCCGAAGCGGCCGAATAA